A window of Tautonia plasticadhaerens contains these coding sequences:
- a CDS encoding type IV pilus twitching motility protein PilT — protein MKEVVLGLGHQKSFWSIVQMADEQLRSIHGSPRRMVVNARGIEIAAWRPQFEGDFRDFTVRFPNPTEELRRALEDFAGKCTVACELNEVDGALILHCSANSDEKVQQLHDACDLLSGAFPLPEVWRVHGESYRSTPLSAETLFKAMIRFKSSDVHLYPGAPPVFRVDNVLRRVQAFEPLSSEQIHDFINEIAPEKHAREFTDRQQCSFIYHQVGLGYSRVSAFVKAGVPHCTMRFLPETIPSFEDLNIPRSAMERLGALHFGLVLVTGMTGSGKSTTVASLVDWVNAHKSLHVLCVEEPVEYVHKSKKCVVSQRDVGEDIGTFHEAVRGALRHDPDVIVIGEMRDPDTIRSAINAAATGHLVISTLHSGTAYEVVNRIVSFFDPVERDLVKLQLRDALKCVICQRLLPKTGGGRLPALEFLFNDTKAIADSVLAGNTIGIKIGMQQDSSASFIFEKYLYDLYKKDLISLDDARDYASDQSIFDQMKMGTYVIPSLDSMLHR, from the coding sequence ATGAAAGAGGTCGTGCTCGGCCTCGGGCATCAGAAGAGCTTCTGGTCGATCGTCCAGATGGCCGATGAGCAGTTGCGATCGATCCACGGATCTCCTCGACGGATGGTGGTCAACGCCCGGGGGATCGAGATCGCGGCCTGGCGCCCCCAGTTCGAGGGGGACTTCCGCGACTTCACCGTCCGCTTCCCGAATCCGACCGAGGAGCTGAGGCGGGCGCTGGAGGACTTCGCCGGCAAGTGCACCGTGGCCTGCGAGCTGAACGAGGTGGATGGGGCCCTGATCCTGCACTGCTCGGCCAACTCCGACGAGAAGGTGCAGCAGCTGCACGACGCCTGCGACCTGCTCTCGGGGGCCTTCCCCCTGCCGGAGGTCTGGCGGGTGCACGGCGAGTCGTACCGATCGACCCCGCTGAGCGCCGAGACCCTGTTCAAGGCGATGATCCGGTTCAAGTCCAGCGACGTGCACCTGTACCCGGGGGCGCCGCCGGTGTTCCGGGTCGACAACGTGCTGCGGCGGGTGCAGGCGTTCGAGCCCCTCTCCTCGGAGCAGATCCACGACTTCATCAACGAGATCGCGCCGGAGAAGCACGCGCGGGAGTTCACCGACCGGCAGCAGTGCAGCTTCATCTACCACCAGGTCGGGCTGGGGTACTCCCGGGTCTCGGCCTTCGTCAAGGCGGGGGTGCCCCACTGCACGATGCGGTTCCTGCCCGAGACGATCCCCTCGTTCGAGGACCTGAACATCCCCCGGTCGGCGATGGAGCGGCTCGGGGCCCTGCACTTCGGGCTGGTGCTCGTGACGGGGATGACCGGCAGCGGCAAGTCGACCACGGTGGCCTCGCTCGTCGACTGGGTCAACGCGCACAAGTCCCTGCACGTGCTCTGCGTCGAGGAGCCGGTGGAGTACGTGCACAAGAGCAAGAAGTGCGTGGTGTCGCAGCGCGACGTGGGGGAGGACATCGGCACCTTCCACGAGGCGGTCCGGGGCGCCCTGCGGCACGACCCGGACGTGATCGTCATCGGCGAGATGCGGGACCCGGACACGATCCGCTCGGCGATCAACGCGGCGGCCACCGGGCACCTGGTCATCAGCACCCTGCACTCGGGTACCGCCTACGAGGTGGTGAACCGGATCGTCAGCTTCTTCGACCCGGTGGAGCGGGACCTGGTGAAGCTGCAACTGCGGGACGCGCTGAAGTGCGTCATCTGCCAGCGGCTCCTGCCGAAGACGGGGGGGGGCCGCCTGCCCGCGCTGGAGTTCCTGTTCAACGACACCAAGGCGATCGCCGACAGCGTGCTGGCCGGGAACACGATCGGCATCAAGATCGGCATGCAGCAGGATTCCTCGGCCTCGTTCATCTTCGAGAAGTACCTGTACGACCTCTACAAGAAGGACCTCATCTCGCTCGACGACGCCCGAGACTACGCCTCGGACCAGTCGATCTTCGACCAGATGAAGATGGGGACCTACGTGATCCCGTCGCTCGACTCGATGCTCCACCGCTGA
- a CDS encoding DUF1559 domain-containing protein, with the protein MRRATTRTGFTLIELLVVIAIIGVLIALLLPAVQAAREAARRAQCTNNLKQIALATHNYVDTFSRLPIGQDVYADLHGRGYAILTNWSMSLLPFLEQRALYDAWNVGFSFSEPANTTACATGVGGYHCPSSPTGLVEDYTATSAVAGLPAGGVFRSGVVDYAVSANVYIPPLQVGGMLDYYITPRGSPLSVVRDGLSNTMMFAEMTGGPVGYLADGVPDPNYTWGAYMGHLGGLNRLSLRALSYDGRIYGGGNCVINCNSGGGNPYSFHPGGANVAMGDGSVRFLKETTAVTTVTKLIGCQDGNIIGADEY; encoded by the coding sequence ATGAGACGAGCAACGACCCGGACGGGTTTCACGCTGATCGAGTTGCTGGTAGTCATCGCCATCATCGGCGTGCTGATCGCCCTGCTGCTGCCCGCCGTGCAGGCGGCGCGGGAGGCGGCGAGGCGCGCCCAGTGCACGAACAACCTGAAGCAGATCGCCCTGGCGACCCACAACTACGTGGACACGTTCTCTCGCCTGCCGATCGGCCAGGACGTGTACGCCGACCTCCACGGCCGGGGGTATGCGATCCTGACGAACTGGTCCATGAGCCTCCTGCCGTTCCTGGAGCAGCGGGCGCTCTACGACGCCTGGAACGTCGGCTTCAGCTTCTCCGAGCCGGCCAACACGACGGCCTGCGCGACGGGGGTCGGGGGGTACCATTGCCCGTCCTCGCCCACCGGGCTGGTCGAGGACTACACGGCGACCTCGGCCGTCGCCGGCCTGCCCGCCGGCGGGGTCTTCCGCTCCGGCGTGGTCGACTACGCGGTCAGCGCCAACGTCTACATCCCCCCCCTGCAGGTTGGCGGGATGCTCGACTACTACATCACCCCGCGGGGGTCGCCGCTGTCGGTCGTGCGCGACGGCCTGTCGAACACGATGATGTTCGCCGAGATGACCGGCGGCCCGGTCGGCTACCTCGCCGACGGCGTGCCCGACCCGAACTACACCTGGGGGGCGTACATGGGCCACCTTGGGGGGCTGAACCGCCTGTCGCTGCGTGCGCTGAGCTACGACGGCCGGATCTACGGCGGCGGCAACTGCGTGATCAACTGCAACAGCGGGGGCGGCAACCCCTACAGCTTCCACCCCGGCGGCGCGAACGTGGCCATGGGGGACGGCAGCGTCCGCTTCCTCAAGGAGACGACGGCCGTGACCACCGTCACCAAGCTCATCGGCTGCCAGGACGGCAACATCATCGGCGCCGACGAATATTGA
- a CDS encoding sodium/pantothenate symporter — MPELDAPSTGAPLVALVLFTLVSLGLGFVARWAERGAFLRRYFLGNRSLGPLSVALTAAVMSGGTFLGFPGFVYAFGWVVALWIASYMVAPLTVFGLLGKRVGQLSRRTGAITLPDLLRERFGSPALGVVTSLLIITFLSVNLIPQFKGGAIILKASLPDAWIGGFSGILPGPVADPGYLLGLLIFATTVIAYTAYGGFLAAVWTDVFQSLVMAVGVMILLPLALIACGGLGAATEAGIAQTDVNYAFGPGAGRAFHPIGLAVSFFFMWAITGIGQPSTLVRLMAFKDSKTLRYAILWVTLYNLLIYVPLILIFIAARGILPELTRPDEAMPALVQKLTNPYVSGLIMAAPYGAVMSTISGFLLVISSGLVRDVYQRFLRPTAPEREIAVVGYGATVGVGILAALVATRPPDFLQLVIVFASAGMAAAFLIPAVMACFWRRATGAGAMAAMVAGASAVIGLYAAGIIGRNLFDYDPQIGPGSAIAPLYLLGLDPCVWGLGVSLLAGVVGSLLSAEPDPDRVSLLFDLQPRDAPAPATLELHPELGHPSASPTADPAAP; from the coding sequence ATGCCCGAGCTTGACGCCCCCTCGACCGGCGCCCCCCTGGTGGCCCTGGTGCTGTTCACGCTCGTCTCGCTCGGCCTGGGGTTCGTGGCCCGTTGGGCCGAGCGGGGGGCGTTCCTCCGCCGTTACTTCCTGGGGAACCGGTCGCTCGGGCCGCTCTCGGTCGCCCTGACGGCGGCGGTGATGAGCGGCGGGACGTTCCTCGGCTTCCCGGGGTTCGTCTACGCCTTCGGCTGGGTGGTGGCGCTCTGGATCGCCTCGTACATGGTGGCCCCCCTGACGGTCTTCGGCCTGCTGGGGAAGCGGGTCGGCCAGCTCTCCCGGAGGACGGGGGCGATCACCCTGCCGGACTTGCTCCGGGAGCGGTTCGGCAGCCCGGCGCTGGGGGTGGTGACGAGCCTCCTGATCATCACGTTCCTGTCCGTGAACCTGATCCCCCAGTTCAAGGGGGGGGCGATCATCCTCAAGGCGAGCCTGCCGGACGCCTGGATCGGCGGGTTCTCGGGGATCTTACCCGGCCCGGTGGCGGACCCCGGCTATCTGCTGGGGCTGTTGATCTTCGCGACCACGGTGATCGCCTACACGGCGTACGGCGGGTTCCTGGCGGCGGTCTGGACGGACGTCTTCCAGAGCCTCGTCATGGCGGTCGGGGTGATGATCCTGCTGCCCCTGGCGCTGATCGCCTGCGGCGGCCTGGGGGCGGCCACGGAGGCGGGGATCGCCCAGACGGACGTGAACTACGCCTTCGGCCCCGGGGCGGGGAGGGCCTTCCACCCGATCGGGCTGGCGGTCTCGTTCTTCTTCATGTGGGCGATCACCGGCATCGGCCAGCCGTCGACCCTGGTCCGCCTGATGGCCTTCAAGGACTCGAAGACGCTGCGGTACGCGATCCTCTGGGTGACGCTCTACAACCTGCTGATCTACGTCCCCCTGATCCTCATCTTCATCGCCGCGAGGGGCATCCTGCCGGAGCTGACCAGGCCGGACGAGGCCATGCCGGCGCTGGTGCAGAAGCTGACGAACCCGTACGTCTCGGGGCTGATCATGGCCGCCCCCTACGGCGCGGTGATGAGCACGATCAGCGGGTTCTTGCTGGTGATCTCCTCGGGCCTGGTCCGGGACGTCTACCAGCGGTTCCTCCGGCCGACGGCGCCGGAGCGGGAGATCGCCGTGGTCGGCTACGGAGCGACCGTGGGGGTGGGGATCCTCGCGGCCCTCGTGGCGACCCGGCCCCCGGACTTCCTGCAGCTGGTGATCGTCTTCGCCAGCGCGGGGATGGCCGCCGCCTTCCTGATCCCCGCGGTGATGGCCTGCTTCTGGAGGAGGGCGACCGGGGCGGGGGCGATGGCGGCGATGGTCGCCGGGGCCTCGGCCGTGATCGGGCTGTATGCGGCCGGGATCATCGGCCGGAACCTGTTCGATTACGACCCGCAGATCGGCCCCGGCTCGGCGATCGCCCCGTTGTACCTGCTGGGGCTGGACCCTTGCGTCTGGGGCCTGGGGGTCTCGCTGCTGGCCGGGGTGGTCGGCAGCCTGCTCTCCGCCGAGCCCGACCCCGACCGCGTCTCCCTGCTGTTCGACCTCCAGCCCCGGGACGCCCCCGCCCCGGCCACCCTGGAGCTGCACCCCGAGCTGGGCCACCCGTCGGCCTCCCCGACCGCCGATCCGGCCGCCCCGTGA
- a CDS encoding MATE family efflux transporter, translating to MSRFGSVGGGTGDRLRGALRGLAAEWRPMARLAGPVVLAELGWMAMGIVDTLSVGRLGAEAIGAVGLGHAVFFATTIAGLGLLLGLDTVISHAFGAGKIDECRRWLRHGVYLALIIAPPLMALSWLLGGQLELLGVDPGVRPGAETYVRLVTLSLPPLLLYFALRRYLQAQDRTGAIVFALVSANLVNLATNWLLIFGNLGFPRLGVAGAAWATVISRTWMALVLLVAVVRLDLEAGPSAWRGGWRPDRRRFRSLIALGLPSAGQLVLEMGAFATATMLVGRLEPASLAAHQVALNLASLTFMVPLGVSSAGAVRVGQAIGREDPAGAARSGWSALAMGTAFMAAAAVAFVLLPRTLLSAFTDEPGVIAVGVTLLWAAAVFQLFDGVQVICTGLLRGSGDTRTPMLANLAAHWAIGLPVGVLLCFALGRGVLGMWIGLSAGLIVAGLLLLRAWSRRVATLAPRAGERAGEMAPAGALES from the coding sequence ATGTCCCGTTTCGGGTCGGTGGGGGGAGGGACCGGGGATCGGCTGCGGGGGGCGCTGCGCGGCCTGGCCGCTGAGTGGCGGCCGATGGCCCGGCTCGCCGGGCCGGTCGTCCTGGCCGAACTGGGCTGGATGGCCATGGGGATCGTCGACACCCTGAGCGTCGGCCGCCTCGGCGCCGAGGCCATCGGCGCCGTCGGCCTCGGCCACGCCGTCTTCTTCGCCACCACGATCGCCGGGCTCGGCCTCCTGCTCGGGCTGGACACCGTCATCTCCCACGCCTTCGGGGCCGGGAAGATCGACGAGTGCCGCCGATGGCTCCGGCACGGCGTCTACCTCGCCCTGATCATCGCCCCCCCGCTGATGGCCCTCTCCTGGCTGCTCGGCGGGCAGCTCGAACTCCTCGGCGTCGACCCCGGCGTCCGCCCCGGGGCCGAGACGTACGTGAGGCTGGTCACCCTCAGCCTGCCGCCGCTGCTGCTCTACTTCGCCCTCCGGCGCTACCTCCAGGCCCAGGACCGCACCGGGGCGATCGTCTTCGCGCTGGTCTCGGCCAACCTCGTGAACCTGGCGACCAACTGGCTGCTGATCTTCGGCAACCTCGGCTTCCCCCGGCTCGGGGTGGCCGGGGCCGCCTGGGCCACGGTGATCTCCCGGACCTGGATGGCCCTGGTGCTGCTGGTGGCGGTCGTCCGCCTCGACCTGGAGGCCGGTCCCTCCGCCTGGCGGGGGGGGTGGAGGCCCGATCGCCGCCGCTTCCGCTCGCTGATCGCCCTGGGCCTGCCCTCCGCCGGGCAGTTGGTCCTGGAGATGGGGGCCTTCGCCACCGCCACGATGCTCGTCGGCCGCCTCGAACCCGCCAGCCTGGCCGCGCACCAGGTCGCCCTGAACCTCGCGAGCCTGACCTTCATGGTCCCCCTGGGCGTCAGCTCGGCCGGGGCCGTCCGGGTCGGCCAGGCGATCGGCCGCGAGGACCCGGCCGGCGCCGCCCGATCCGGCTGGTCGGCCCTGGCGATGGGCACCGCCTTCATGGCGGCCGCGGCGGTGGCCTTCGTCCTGCTGCCCCGGACGCTCCTCTCGGCCTTCACCGACGAGCCCGGGGTGATCGCCGTCGGCGTCACGCTGCTGTGGGCCGCCGCCGTCTTCCAGCTGTTCGACGGCGTCCAGGTGATCTGCACCGGCCTGCTCCGGGGCTCCGGGGACACCCGGACCCCCATGCTCGCCAACCTCGCCGCCCACTGGGCGATCGGCCTCCCCGTCGGCGTCCTGCTCTGCTTCGCCCTCGGCCGGGGCGTGCTCGGCATGTGGATCGGCCTCTCCGCCGGCCTGATCGTCGCCGGCCTGCTCCTCCTGCGGGCCTGGTCCCGCCGCGTCGCCACGCTCGCCCCCCGGGCGGGAGAACGGGCCGGCGAGATGGCCCCGGCGGGCGCCCTGGAGTCGTAG
- a CDS encoding pentapeptide repeat-containing protein produces the protein MDTAEPIEHDEDEATEAPSPASPGRGAPSCDREPDSRLGPRNDRRELQADEAERLLRLGREVKDVRIVGRLRLRGEFDKPVRLSRVEAANLLIEDATFAAEVALVACRLARPIIQRKVVFGAGLSLEGSELSKLVKVDNVEIRGRLNARKARFAGKLVAIKARFAGPADFWEATFDDWANFKACRFDDTADFRSTCAEEGVQFQHCHFAADFLFRGASVGKKAEFNDSTFEGLIDLSKAKLHDFAYLESVALGPGARFAFWNAVAERVQIRPEQVEGRLASERDGDHARAASEYGLLKRNFEALHRHEEEDWAFYRFKVNERRSKPRSWRRPWSKLGQGFEWLVLDLGCRYGTSPFRTVAAASAMILAFSLVYMAGVESLPIGDGPAPFDGAPTTLPNRVVIGLVTSVSAFTDGLGSLRETARGWMNLFLVAESLLGTLVWGLFIVAFSRKVIR, from the coding sequence ATGGATACCGCCGAACCGATCGAGCATGACGAGGACGAGGCGACCGAGGCCCCGTCCCCGGCCTCCCCCGGCCGAGGGGCCCCCTCCTGCGACCGGGAGCCGGACTCCCGATTAGGCCCTCGAAACGACCGTCGCGAACTCCAGGCCGACGAGGCCGAGCGGCTGCTCCGGCTCGGCCGGGAGGTCAAGGATGTCCGGATCGTCGGCCGGCTCCGCCTCCGGGGCGAGTTCGACAAGCCGGTCCGATTGTCCCGCGTCGAGGCGGCGAACCTGCTCATCGAGGACGCCACCTTCGCCGCGGAGGTCGCGCTCGTCGCCTGCCGCCTGGCCCGGCCGATCATCCAGCGCAAGGTGGTCTTCGGGGCCGGCCTCTCGCTCGAGGGGAGCGAGCTGTCGAAGCTCGTGAAGGTCGACAACGTCGAGATCCGGGGCCGCCTCAACGCCCGCAAGGCCCGGTTCGCCGGCAAGCTCGTCGCGATCAAGGCCCGGTTCGCCGGCCCCGCCGACTTCTGGGAGGCCACCTTCGACGACTGGGCCAACTTCAAGGCCTGCCGGTTCGACGACACCGCCGACTTCCGGAGCACCTGCGCCGAGGAGGGCGTCCAGTTCCAGCACTGCCACTTCGCCGCCGATTTCCTCTTCCGGGGCGCCAGCGTCGGCAAGAAGGCCGAGTTCAACGACTCGACCTTCGAGGGCCTGATCGATCTCTCCAAGGCTAAGCTGCACGACTTCGCCTACCTGGAGTCCGTCGCGCTGGGCCCGGGGGCCCGGTTCGCCTTCTGGAACGCCGTGGCCGAGCGCGTGCAGATCCGCCCCGAGCAGGTCGAGGGCCGCCTCGCCAGCGAACGCGACGGCGACCACGCCCGGGCCGCCTCGGAGTACGGCCTGCTGAAGCGGAACTTCGAGGCCCTGCACCGCCACGAGGAGGAGGACTGGGCCTTCTACCGCTTCAAGGTCAACGAGCGTCGCTCGAAGCCCCGGTCGTGGCGCCGCCCGTGGTCGAAGCTCGGCCAGGGGTTCGAGTGGCTGGTGCTCGACCTCGGGTGCCGCTACGGCACCAGCCCCTTCCGGACCGTCGCCGCCGCCTCGGCGATGATCCTGGCCTTCAGCCTCGTCTACATGGCCGGGGTCGAGTCCCTGCCGATCGGCGACGGCCCGGCCCCCTTCGACGGCGCGCCGACCACCCTGCCCAACCGCGTGGTCATCGGCCTGGTCACCAGCGTCTCCGCCTTCACCGACGGCCTGGGCAGCCTCCGGGAGACGGCCCGGGGCTGGATGAACCTCTTCCTCGTCGCCGAGTCGCTGCTGGGGACACTGGTCTGGGGCCTCTTCATCGTCGCCTTCAGCCGCAAGGTGATCCGCTGA
- a CDS encoding MBL fold metallo-hydrolase encodes MPDAPLPRRTATEFHLVNGSTGDPLLFVDYPGRDDALLFDAGENGRLPASRLSDLAAVFLTHHHVDHLVGFDRVLRANLDRDKDLRVVGPEGTIDRITARVRTYEYPFFPFQKLRLHLLELGADRLRSAVLDWGAGLPPAEAAERPVDPADLTPTVFENDLLRVEAARVDHTVPCLSFAIVEAPGYHVDGPSLRGGPLRPGPWVSRAMTLLRSGAPGETPVEVDGGIFPLARLRDRYFRKGRGGRIAYVVDTLWSDASRPALLRLCRRATRLYCDSFYAGADLKKARTHKHMTAPQAAELARDAGADHLTLIHVSSRYAGRLDALVAEAAATFPDVTAEDPEGGPLPPSPSPRPRARRGGSPPGEASPA; translated from the coding sequence ATGCCCGACGCCCCGCTCCCCCGTCGCACCGCGACCGAGTTTCACCTGGTCAACGGCTCGACCGGCGACCCCCTGCTGTTCGTCGACTACCCCGGCCGGGACGACGCCCTGCTCTTCGACGCCGGCGAGAACGGGCGGCTGCCCGCCTCCCGCCTCTCCGACCTCGCGGCGGTCTTCCTGACGCACCACCACGTCGACCACCTCGTCGGCTTCGACCGCGTCCTCCGGGCCAACCTCGACCGGGACAAGGACCTCCGCGTCGTCGGCCCCGAGGGCACCATCGACCGCATCACCGCCCGGGTCCGGACGTATGAATACCCCTTCTTCCCCTTCCAGAAGCTCCGCCTGCACCTGCTCGAACTCGGCGCCGACCGCCTGCGGTCGGCCGTGCTCGACTGGGGGGCGGGGCTCCCCCCCGCCGAGGCCGCCGAGCGCCCCGTCGACCCGGCCGACCTGACGCCGACGGTCTTCGAGAACGACCTGCTCCGCGTCGAGGCCGCCCGGGTCGACCACACGGTCCCCTGCCTCTCGTTCGCGATCGTCGAGGCCCCGGGCTACCACGTCGACGGCCCCTCGCTCCGGGGCGGCCCCCTGAGGCCGGGCCCGTGGGTCTCCCGGGCGATGACCCTCCTGCGCTCCGGGGCGCCTGGGGAGACGCCGGTCGAGGTCGACGGCGGGATCTTCCCGCTCGCCCGCCTCCGGGACCGCTACTTCCGCAAGGGCCGGGGGGGGCGGATCGCCTACGTCGTCGACACCCTCTGGTCCGACGCCAGCCGGCCCGCCCTGCTGCGACTCTGCCGCCGGGCGACCCGACTCTATTGCGACTCCTTCTACGCCGGGGCCGACCTCAAGAAGGCGAGGACGCACAAGCACATGACCGCCCCCCAGGCCGCCGAGCTGGCCCGGGACGCGGGGGCCGATCACCTGACGCTCATCCATGTCTCCTCCCGGTACGCCGGCCGCCTCGACGCACTGGTGGCGGAGGCCGCCGCCACCTTCCCGGACGTGACGGCGGAGGACCCCGAAGGCGGGCCCCTCCCCCCCTCGCCGTCGCCCCGGCCGAGGGCCCGACGGGGGGGATCGCCCCCCGGCGAGGCATCCCCGGCTTAA
- a CDS encoding PepSY-associated TM helix domain-containing protein translates to MLKLSREAHRMLWDVHGVAGVLSSLVLFVAFFAGTLTVFHGAIEAWELPSLRGEGAGAEPESIDALIAPFLDEHRPEVPRAAGDGDAPPPTARLMVSMPGADRPRLGVWTVQYAGEARLNEHEALIDVGDGGPVAAGSSTVADLIYGLHYHLAVPFEYGGRYVYWAFGLVAVVGLLVVVSGLVFHLRLLALQFFQFRPRANARTLWTDAHKVLGVLGLPYWLMYLLTGAWFPLAGLLVALLGLTAFRDSEVGARELIFPSARFQRKAAGEPAPMLGFDAIRERAREAWPGLEVEAYDVLNYGDSNAYCRVRGSLGGGFLHRAVLFLDPVTGAELGRQDPSALGFAEGVQQAVVGLHFADFGGVALRWCYFVLGVGGCLCIASGTMVWAELRRRGGDRPRPLGTDRWLAPATAGVMLGLCSATAGLFVASKAIPPDAADRPWWVQLAFWSTWGLTALYGASRRPTRRAARDLCALTAVLSAAIPAANALETGDHLLRSLRPGLWPVAGVDLVAAATALAFAATARALSGRIRAAGSPVPRRVEAEVGSPVGVDRAGGGQVPGPRGTPQGLAAGGGARSDR, encoded by the coding sequence ATGCTGAAGCTCTCCCGAGAGGCGCACCGGATGCTGTGGGACGTCCACGGCGTGGCCGGGGTGCTATCGAGCCTGGTCCTGTTCGTGGCCTTCTTCGCCGGCACGCTGACGGTCTTCCACGGGGCGATCGAGGCCTGGGAGCTGCCGTCGCTGCGGGGGGAGGGTGCCGGGGCGGAGCCGGAGTCGATCGACGCGCTGATCGCGCCGTTCCTCGACGAGCACCGCCCGGAGGTCCCCCGGGCGGCCGGCGACGGGGACGCCCCGCCGCCGACGGCCCGGCTGATGGTGAGTATGCCCGGCGCCGACCGCCCCCGGCTCGGGGTCTGGACGGTCCAGTATGCGGGGGAGGCGAGGCTCAACGAGCACGAGGCCCTGATCGACGTCGGCGACGGCGGGCCGGTGGCCGCCGGGTCGTCGACGGTGGCCGACCTGATCTACGGCCTGCACTACCACCTGGCCGTCCCCTTCGAATACGGCGGCCGGTACGTCTACTGGGCCTTCGGGCTGGTCGCCGTCGTCGGGCTGCTGGTGGTCGTCTCGGGCCTGGTCTTCCACCTCCGGCTGCTGGCCTTGCAGTTCTTCCAGTTCCGCCCCCGGGCCAACGCCCGGACCCTCTGGACCGACGCGCACAAGGTCCTCGGCGTGCTGGGGCTGCCCTACTGGCTGATGTACCTGCTGACCGGGGCCTGGTTCCCGCTGGCCGGGCTGCTGGTGGCGCTGCTGGGCCTGACGGCCTTCCGGGACAGCGAGGTCGGCGCCCGGGAGCTGATCTTCCCCTCCGCCCGGTTCCAGCGGAAGGCGGCCGGCGAGCCGGCCCCGATGCTCGGCTTCGACGCGATCCGGGAGCGGGCCCGGGAGGCCTGGCCCGGGCTGGAGGTCGAGGCGTACGACGTCCTCAACTACGGCGACTCGAACGCCTACTGCCGGGTCCGGGGGTCGCTGGGCGGGGGCTTCCTCCACCGGGCCGTGCTGTTCCTCGACCCGGTCACGGGGGCCGAACTCGGCCGCCAGGACCCATCGGCCCTCGGCTTCGCGGAGGGGGTCCAGCAGGCGGTCGTCGGCCTGCACTTCGCCGACTTCGGCGGCGTGGCGCTGCGGTGGTGCTACTTCGTGCTGGGCGTCGGCGGCTGCCTGTGCATCGCCAGCGGGACGATGGTCTGGGCGGAGTTGCGGCGACGGGGGGGCGACCGGCCCCGGCCGCTGGGGACGGACCGCTGGCTGGCGCCGGCGACGGCCGGGGTCATGCTCGGGCTCTGCTCGGCGACCGCCGGCCTGTTCGTGGCCAGCAAGGCGATCCCGCCCGACGCGGCGGATCGGCCCTGGTGGGTGCAGCTGGCGTTCTGGTCGACCTGGGGCCTGACGGCCCTCTACGGGGCCTCCCGGCGGCCGACGCGTCGGGCCGCCCGAGACCTGTGCGCCCTGACGGCCGTGCTGTCGGCGGCGATCCCGGCCGCCAACGCCCTGGAGACGGGGGACCACCTGCTCCGGTCGCTCCGGCCGGGGCTCTGGCCGGTGGCCGGGGTGGATCTCGTGGCGGCGGCGACCGCCCTGGCCTTCGCCGCGACGGCGAGGGCCCTGTCGGGGCGCATTCGGGCCGCCGGGTCGCCCGTCCCCCGCCGCGTCGAGGCCGAGGTCGGGTCGCCCGTCGGGGTCGATCGGGCCGGGGGGGGCCAGGTCCCCGGACCCCGGGGCACCCCCCAGGGCCTGGCGGCCGGCGGCGGCGCCCGATCCGACCGATGA
- a CDS encoding DUF3325 family protein yields MHPLSMTLLGFALVYGASERRPLLSRAARSAAGRRALRLGGLLVLAASAALWCREMGAAGGLICWLAAASAAGSAIILAAPVAPRVVAAGAVAALVGGML; encoded by the coding sequence ATGCACCCGCTCTCGATGACGTTGCTCGGCTTCGCCCTCGTCTACGGCGCCTCCGAGCGCCGCCCCCTGCTCTCCCGGGCGGCGCGCTCGGCGGCGGGCCGCCGGGCCCTCCGGCTGGGGGGCCTGCTCGTCCTGGCCGCCTCGGCGGCCCTCTGGTGCCGGGAGATGGGGGCCGCCGGCGGGCTGATCTGCTGGCTGGCGGCGGCCTCCGCGGCCGGGTCGGCGATCATCCTCGCCGCGCCGGTCGCCCCCCGGGTGGTCGCGGCCGGCGCGGTCGCGGCGCTGGTGGGGGGGATGCTCTGA